In the Micromonospora narathiwatensis genome, one interval contains:
- the lpdA gene encoding dihydrolipoyl dehydrogenase, translating into MSEPNDATFDIVILGGGSGGYATALRAAQLNLSVALIEKGKLGGTCLHNGCIPTKALLHAAEIADQTRESEQFGVKAELVGIDMASVNAYKDGVIARLYKGLQGLVGGAKNITFVAGAGKLVAPNTVEVDGKRYTGRNVVLASGSYAKSLPGLEVDGERIITSDHALVMDRVPASAIVLGGGVIGVEFASVWKSFGVDVTIVEALPRLVAAEDEESSKALERAFRKRKINFKVGKPFEKVEKTANGVKLTIQGGETVEAELLLVAVGRGPNTANLGYEQQGVKMDRGYVLTDERLRTSVPNVYAVGDIVPGLQLAHRGFQQGIFVAEEIAGQNPAVIDEAGIPRVTYCDPELASVGMTEAKAKEQYGADKIKTYNYNLGGNGKSQILKTAGHVKLVRVEDGPVVGVHMVGARVGELIGEAQLIYNWEAYPAEVAQLVHAHPTQNEALGEAHLALAGKPLHAHA; encoded by the coding sequence GTGAGCGAGCCGAACGACGCAACCTTCGACATCGTGATCCTCGGAGGTGGTAGCGGCGGCTACGCGACCGCGCTGCGCGCTGCCCAGCTGAACCTCTCCGTCGCCCTGATCGAGAAGGGCAAGCTCGGGGGCACCTGCCTGCACAACGGCTGCATCCCGACCAAGGCCCTGCTGCACGCCGCCGAGATCGCCGACCAGACCCGCGAGTCGGAGCAGTTCGGCGTCAAGGCCGAGCTGGTCGGCATCGACATGGCGTCGGTCAACGCGTACAAGGACGGCGTGATCGCCCGGCTCTACAAGGGCCTCCAGGGTCTGGTGGGCGGCGCGAAGAACATCACCTTCGTGGCGGGCGCCGGCAAGCTGGTCGCGCCGAACACCGTCGAGGTCGACGGCAAGCGCTACACCGGCCGCAACGTCGTGCTGGCCTCCGGCTCGTACGCGAAGAGCCTGCCCGGCCTGGAGGTCGACGGCGAGCGGATCATCACCAGCGACCACGCCCTGGTCATGGACCGGGTCCCGGCGTCGGCGATCGTGCTCGGCGGCGGCGTGATCGGCGTCGAGTTCGCCAGCGTCTGGAAGTCCTTCGGGGTCGACGTGACCATCGTCGAGGCGCTGCCCCGCCTGGTCGCCGCCGAGGACGAGGAGTCGTCGAAGGCGCTGGAGCGGGCCTTCCGCAAGCGCAAGATCAACTTCAAGGTCGGCAAGCCGTTCGAGAAGGTCGAGAAGACCGCGAACGGCGTCAAGCTGACCATCCAGGGCGGCGAGACCGTCGAGGCCGAGCTGCTGCTGGTCGCCGTCGGTCGCGGCCCGAACACCGCCAACCTCGGGTACGAGCAGCAGGGCGTCAAGATGGACCGCGGCTACGTGCTGACCGACGAGCGGCTGCGCACCAGCGTCCCGAACGTCTACGCGGTCGGCGACATCGTGCCCGGCCTCCAGCTCGCCCACCGCGGCTTCCAGCAGGGCATCTTCGTCGCCGAGGAGATCGCCGGCCAGAACCCGGCCGTGATCGACGAGGCCGGCATCCCGCGGGTCACCTACTGCGACCCCGAGCTGGCGTCGGTCGGCATGACCGAGGCGAAGGCCAAGGAGCAGTACGGCGCTGACAAGATCAAGACCTACAACTACAACCTGGGTGGCAACGGCAAGAGCCAGATTCTCAAGACCGCCGGCCATGTGAAGCTCGTCCGGGTCGAGGACGGCCCGGTGGTCGGCGTGCACATGGTCGGCGCCCGGGTCGGCGAGCTGATCGGCGA